TCTTTGTTATTCGTCGTTTTGTTTGGTTGTAAATCACAAATAGACAGGGAAAAGAGTTATTTTATGGCTTCCCGTATCCTGACTAACTTCGTTAACAGCCCTTCCAGAAGGTCTAACTTTAGCATATTGGCACCGTCACTTTTAGCTACCGCAGGATTCTCATGTGTCTCGATGAATATTCCGTCAGCTCCCACGGCAATACCAGCTTTGGCTACGGTCTCTATCAGTTGCGGCATTCCACCGGTTACTCCACTGGTCTGGTTAGGCTGCTGCAAGGAATGGGTCACATCCAGGATAACCGGATAACCGAATGATTGCATTTCAGGGATGCCACGATAGTCTACCACAAGATCCTGATAGCCGAAAGTCGTCCCACGTTCGGTGAGCATCACATTCTTGTTTCCGGCTTCCACCACTTTGTCGGCAGCAAACTGCATCGCCAACGGAGAAAGGAACTGTCCTTTCTTGATATTGATTGTCTTTCCGGTTTTTGCCGCTGCAACCAACAAATCGGTCTGGCGGCAAAGGAAAGCCGGGATTTGAAGTACGTCTACATATTCGGCTGCCATTGCAGCTTCATCTGCGGTGTGAATATCCGTCACGGTGGGCACTCCGAAAGTCTCATGTACCTTTCTTAATATTTTGAGTGCTTTCTCGTCACCGATACCTGTAAATGAATCCAGGCGTGAGCGGTTTGCCTTGCGGTAAGAGCCTTTGAATACATAGGGAATTTGCAGAGTTTCGGTGATCTTTACTACTCGTTCGGCAATGCGCATTGCCATCTCTTCACCTTCTATTACACATGGACCCGCCAGTAGAAAGAAATTACCGGCAGGATTGTTCTTAAGTTCTATCATTTTTCTTAATCTAATTATAAGTTTATTTTTCAGGCACGGATTGCGCGGACTATACTGCTTTTGCAGATTCAGATTTACTAAAAAACGTGTCATCCGCGTCATCCGTGCCTGAAATTATCAATTTGGAATAATAAGCGTTGTCTTTTCCGAAAGTACCCCTACTTCCAGCGGAAAATGTCTGGGCAACAACCGCCCGTCCAAATCCACAGCTGCATTTTGTGCCCGTAGTACTTTCACTTTCTTTGTCCGGTAGCTTTTCACTACCTTATGATTCAGGATTCTTCCTTGAATCAGCATCCATAGTCCGGAAATGATTTGCAGGAATTCCGGGCGGTAGATAACGGAGACATCCAGCCATCCGTTATAAGGAACGGCACTAGGCGTCTGTCCCCATCCCCAGGCACTGCCTATGCATACCGTCATGATGCGTCCGCGGATATGTTCGTCATTAATGCGGAGGTGCATTCTGTATAGTTTCCGTTCAAATATAAGAGAAAACAGAGCGGCAACGTAGGAAAGGAATTTCACTCCCCAGAAACGTTTGGTCTGATCGGTGATTTTAACGATTCGTGCCCCCAGTCCGATATTAACAGCATTGAGGAAGTAGCGGCGTTGATGTTCTTTTCCGTCATAGAAATTGCAGTAACCTACATCTATTTTTTTCAGCCGGTGGTTGATGATACAATCGACAGCCGGTTTGTATTCCGTGCCGAGTCCCCAATATTTGGCAAAGTCGTTTCCGATTCCATTCGGAATCATGCCGAGGGCGATGTTCTCTTTATCTTCGGCATCGGATAGCATAATGCCATTGATGGCGTCATTCAATGCGCCATCACCGCCCACAATGACAATCGTGCGATAACCATTGTTGGCTAAAATCTTGGCGAGACGTTCCACCGAACCGAAACCTTCGGATTGTACATAGTCATAGTCCACGCCTTTGCTGTCCATGTATTCCTTAATTTCTTTCCAGCGCTTTTTTACCTTTCGGGTACCCGCTTTCGGGTTGTAAATCACTCCCCATTTTTTTGGTTCTACACTCATATTTGTTATCTATCCTACTGTGTATTAAAAATCGCACTATAATAATTGACAAAGATACTAATTCCCTTCCAGTTTCGCTTTTACAAAAGCTATCTTTTCTTCCATCGGCAGTTCCGCATTCATCCAATGGATGGTAAATCCTCTTCTTTCCATGCCGCGAAACCAGGTCATTTGCCGTTTGGCAAACTGATGGATCGCAATTTCCAGACCGTTGAACATCTCTTCATAGGTTAGTTTACCAATAACATATAATGTCAGGTATTTATATTCCAACCCATAATAGATTAAATCATCCGGCGCAATTCCTTGTTCGATCAATCGCCGCACTTCGTCTATCATTCCTTCGTCCAACCGTTGTTTCAATCGTCGGGTGATCTTTTCACGACGCAGTTCCCGGTCAATATCCACTCCGATGATGAGGCTGTTCAATTTCGGAAATTCCCGTTCGGGAACCGGATGGACAGCATAATATTCTTCAATCTCTATCGCACGGATAGCACGTTTCACGGTATCTACATCAGTGGAATTGTGCAATGTTTTGTACCGGCCTAATATTTCTGTCAACTCTTCGAGCGAATGATTTGCCAAACGAGCACGTAATTCAGGATTTTCCGGTACGGGCATCAGCTTATATCCTTTTAGTACGGATTCCAGATACATACCTGTCCCTCCACATACAACGGGGAGACAGCCTTTTTGTTTGATTGCTTCGTAAGAAATCAGGAAATCGCGTTGATATTCGAATACATTATATTTATATCCGGGATCTGCAATATCGATTAAATGATAGGGGATTGTACGTCCGTTTACTGTATAATCCACCAAGTCTTTCCCTGTACCGAGATCCATTCCACGATATATCTGTCGGGAATCGGCACTGATAATTTCTGTGTTGAGTTCGTAGGCCAAGGCAGCGGCAAAGGGAGTTTTACCCGAGGCTGTAGGTCCGAGTATGGCGATTAAATCATAGTCCGGCATAGCTTCATTCTTTTATATCCGCAAAATTACGAAATAATTTTAACCTGTCGGGTATTCAGAGGCTTTTTTATCAAGATAAGAGTTCTGGAAATTTGCAGAAAAGGGTTGGAATGAGTATTTTTGTTTTTGTTAAGGCAAGTCAAGATGTGTTTAACCGGATTTTAAATCTGATTATATGATAAGATTTTATTCTCTATTCTTTTTATTTTTCTGGTGTACAAAGTTATACCCAATTTCTATAGATGAAGTAATCAGTAAACCTGTTCGCTTTTATACACCTTCTGAATATAAAAGTGATGCACAGGTGTGGGGTATCTCTAAAGGAGAAAGAGATGATGTTTATTTTGCAACTAATGAGGGAATTGTACTTTATGATGGGGTTCGATGGGAGAAATATGTGACTCCGAGTGAATGTATTATGAGAAATGTATTTTATGATGAGGAGAGTAAGATAACGTATAGT
The Bacteroides luhongzhouii DNA segment above includes these coding regions:
- the miaA gene encoding tRNA (adenosine(37)-N6)-dimethylallyltransferase MiaA, giving the protein MPDYDLIAILGPTASGKTPFAAALAYELNTEIISADSRQIYRGMDLGTGKDLVDYTVNGRTIPYHLIDIADPGYKYNVFEYQRDFLISYEAIKQKGCLPVVCGGTGMYLESVLKGYKLMPVPENPELRARLANHSLEELTEILGRYKTLHNSTDVDTVKRAIRAIEIEEYYAVHPVPEREFPKLNSLIIGVDIDRELRREKITRRLKQRLDEGMIDEVRRLIEQGIAPDDLIYYGLEYKYLTLYVIGKLTYEEMFNGLEIAIHQFAKRQMTWFRGMERRGFTIHWMNAELPMEEKIAFVKAKLEGN
- a CDS encoding diacylglycerol/lipid kinase family protein, which encodes MSVEPKKWGVIYNPKAGTRKVKKRWKEIKEYMDSKGVDYDYVQSEGFGSVERLAKILANNGYRTIVIVGGDGALNDAINGIMLSDAEDKENIALGMIPNGIGNDFAKYWGLGTEYKPAVDCIINHRLKKIDVGYCNFYDGKEHQRRYFLNAVNIGLGARIVKITDQTKRFWGVKFLSYVAALFSLIFERKLYRMHLRINDEHIRGRIMTVCIGSAWGWGQTPSAVPYNGWLDVSVIYRPEFLQIISGLWMLIQGRILNHKVVKSYRTKKVKVLRAQNAAVDLDGRLLPRHFPLEVGVLSEKTTLIIPN
- the kdsA gene encoding 3-deoxy-8-phosphooctulonate synthase; this encodes MIELKNNPAGNFFLLAGPCVIEGEEMAMRIAERVVKITETLQIPYVFKGSYRKANRSRLDSFTGIGDEKALKILRKVHETFGVPTVTDIHTADEAAMAAEYVDVLQIPAFLCRQTDLLVAAAKTGKTINIKKGQFLSPLAMQFAADKVVEAGNKNVMLTERGTTFGYQDLVVDYRGIPEMQSFGYPVILDVTHSLQQPNQTSGVTGGMPQLIETVAKAGIAVGADGIFIETHENPAVAKSDGANMLKLDLLEGLLTKLVRIREAIK